From the Thermoproteota archaeon genome, the window GTGTCATCATCTGCGCCGTTTACCTTAAAGTACAATCCTGATTGATAGGTAAATGTTGCCTTTGATTCCATGGTAAAGTGATAGTTGTGAGGTTTGCCTTCATTTCCAAATAGTTGATAATCAATTGGGAAGAATCCTTCCGAAATACCTCCATTAGTAAATGTGTATTTTCCGGAGGTTTCATCAAATGTTAGTACCATGTTATAGTCTGCACATTGGTTAATTCCGGTAACTGGATTGTACCACTGGTTAAAGTTTACAGGTCCATGTGTTGAATCAATATCTTCATTGAATACTGGATTTCCATCAAGACCTAGAGTATTTTGTACTAGTCCTGTCTTTACACCGGTACAAATAGGTCCGCTACAGCCTTGCTCCATGTCAGGGTGGGATTGCTTAAAGTCTCGAATAATACTAACTAGTGTTACATCTGATACTGGTTCTGAGACTTCAAGTGCTAACGAATCAGTATTGAAGATTGGATTTCCTGGTAGGTGGGTTGGTGAAATACTAATTTCAATTTGGGCATTGACTGTATTTGTTCCAGATGTGGTAAACTGTACATCACATGTAAAATCAAAGGTTTGACCTGGCATTAACAATACAGGGTTTGCTTGATTACAGCTCGTTATGATAGGGTTTGTTGAAGGGAAAGGAGTCAACATGGTCAAAAGTGGTTGATCCAAATCAACATTTCCGGTGTTTTCAACAGTAAAGGTTAGTGTAGTGTCTTCACCTACTATGGGACTAGTCGGATCTGAAGAAATTGTGAGTCCTACCAGTGGATTTGCAATAAGCATTTGAGTTGTATGTGGAATGTTTAATGAGACCTCTCCGGACTCATCAGTTCCAGTGAATGTGGCAGTTACCGGAGAAGTACTTCCTGGTGAATCATTAAATGTTATTTGACAATCAAAGAATGTCCAAACTTCTGTTAAATCCAATAATCCATTATTGTTAGGATCTTCTTCATCAAGTGGTCCCTGAACTCCATTTTCACAAACTGGAGAGGAGGCAAATGTAAGATCTGCTATTGGTACATTTCCATCATTTGATACAGTCCAGTCAAAGGTTGCAGTAGTTTCTTGCAAAACTGGAGATGGAGGAACATTATTTCCTAGAATTGAGATTGATGGGGCACTAATTTCAATATCTAGTTGTGAGCTAACAGGTGCCAAGGGATTTGAAAATTCATCTTCTGCATTGACTGTTGATATTATTGAGATATCGCCAGAAATTGGACCAGTGTTGCAGGTATAATCCTGGGATTGGCCAGTGAGAATGCTTCCCGTACCTGGAGCAACTATAGTTGGGATGGAACAATCTCCCGGATAGTCAGTCGTAACTATTACATTAACCAAGTCAAGGGATCCAGTGTTTGTTACAGTAAATGTGACACTGGTTCCTGATGGAGGTGAAGGGTTTTCATCTGCAATGCCCAAAATAGACATTGAGGCACCACCAATAACAAGGTCGAGTTGTACAGTTTCAGGTCCTACGGGATTTGAAAATGAATCTGTTGCAGTGACACTACCTACAAGAGATATTGAAGAAGGTGAGTTTGTTGTACACTGATAAGTTTCGGATTCTCCTACTGATAGATTTCCATCACCTGGAGATACAACAGTTGGATTGGCACAATTAGGAGAACCAGCCTTCGGGTCATTTGTACTAAGTACCGTGTTAGTTAGGTCAAAATCACCATCATTAGTTACTGTAAATGTAACAGTGATTGGGTCATTTGATGGAATTGGATTTGGTGGTAAAAATGAGCCGGCAAGCAATAGTGATGATTCTCCAATTATAATGTCATCTACTTGGTGGGTTTGATCTGGTAATTCTGTAGATGATACAGTTGCAGTTAACGTTACAGTCTGAGCTGTAGCATAGCTAGTAGTACACTGGTATGTTTCTGTCTCTCCAAACAATAGATTTCCATCACCTGGAGATACAACAGTTGGATTGGCACAACTTCCAGAATCATCTGTTGTTACTGCTATGTTAGTTATTGGTAAAGTACCATCATTGGTCAGTGTAAAAGTAACTGTAACGGGGTCATTTGGAGATATAGGATTAGCAGGTGAGAAATTACTAGATATATCCATTGAATATATTCCAACGTTCAACATAAATGGAGAATTTGCTGAAATCAAACCACTGTATGGTGTTGTACCAGAAGCAGTTGTCGTAAATGATACCGGTAAAAGTGAACTAGTTTGACATGCAAATGTTTCAGTCTCGCCAGGTGCAATGTCACCATCACCTGGGGCTACCACAGTAGTAACATCACAGTTTGGAGAAAGAATTTTTGGATCATTGTTAGTTACAGTGACATCGGTAAGATCAACGTTTCCAGTATTTTTTACTGTAAAGGTTACATCGGTAATGGTACTTGGAAGGGTGGGATCTGGATTCTGAGTGCTGGAGATTATTTGTAGTGAAGGACTTCCTAAAGTGATATCAAATGTAGCACATGATAAATCTTGATCAAAACATGTTAAGGTGGTTGGAGGGAATCCAGTGTCAGTAATTTCTAAGATTAAGGATTCTTGTGTGTTAGATGTTGGAACTGGGAGATCACATTGATATTCCCAGATTTCTCCTGGATTTACTAATCCGTCTGTTGGTGAAATATCTCCACCTACAAATCCAAGCGGACTACACTCAGCAGCGGAAATTGTGTCTATAGAAAAGTCTGTTGCTCCAGTGTTTTCTACAAAGTATCGCATATCAATGTCATTAGGATCATTTGGATCAATGGTTAACTCAAGGGATTGACCATTTCCAGTAATGCTAGTTGATGCAGAAAATGCTTCTTGAGGTAGAATATAGTACACTACACCGGCATCAACTTTTGGGGCACCAATCAAAAGATATTGTATGCCTGAATTTTCTACAAAGTCAACAGCATAACCAAAGTTATCCCCTACAGGTGATATTCCAAAATTATCAATGGGTGGATTTTCTATAGCAATTGAAGGTACTCCTTTGTAAAGATATGATGTTCCTGAATCTACTCCTGTAGTGTCATCAAATGGAGCACCTACTAGGACAGAGTTTTCTGAACCAGAAACATCAGAGGCTACCCAAAATCCAAATTGATCACCGTTATCAGGAGATTCACTATTGATTGTTGCTTGGAAAGCATAAGGTGGTTGATCACTAAATAGATAGAACGCTCCACCATCATTTAATCCGCCAAAGGGTGCAGAGATTGCAATGGAACCAAAAATTTTTGTCGTTGACCAGCCAAATTTGTCAGTTGAGGTCGCGCCCTCTGGATCATTTATTGTAGCCAAGATATTTCCTCCCGTATTATGACTTATGATGAATGCCTTATCAACCCCGGGAGATCCAACTAAAGTTCTGATAGGACCAAGTACAGAAGAGTGAAATCCAAATTGACCGCCTACTTGTGCTGAAGTTCCTGCATCATAAGTTGTGGTAGCTCCAGTGATAACATTAAAGCGATACAATTTTCCTGCTTGACTGAGTCCTTGTGCTATTGCAGTTGGATTACCAACTAGAATTTCACTATTACTAAATGACGTAATCTTTGTTGCTCCAATTTTTCCCGATGTATCAGGATTAGAAATTGTTCCAATTCCTGCCGGATTACAAGTACTATCATAAATTCTAATTTGTCCCAGTCCTCCATTAACACCTGGAATTCCTACTACAAATAATCCACTTGTTCCAACTCTTCCGACTTTTTCTCCAAATCTATCACCTGGGGATAATCCTGTTGGAGATATTGAACAGATTAGTGAGCCATCTGCTCCACTAAAGAGAAATGCTTCTCCAACACCACCATTGTTACCGGGGGCCCCTACGGCAAAGTTTCCATTTACATCAGTGATTGAAAATCCAAAGTCAGAACCAGATGTATTTGGGTTGGGAATTGGAGTTTCATTATAGATAAGATCAGCATCAACAGGATTTGGGTTAAAGGTAACAGAAGTTATAGAAGCAACTAAAATTATTGAGAGAAAAACTGTTAATGATTTATTTTGTAGGATTGATGATTTCAACAACTTTCTACCTCAGATTGAAATGTTTGATCACTTATATTTTTAGAAAAGGAAATTCCCAAAAGTGGTAATGAAGTTGTCAATATATCATCAGATATAGTATATCGTCCACTTTTATGCAATAATTATCCTATAAAACGGGAATAAATATGATAGAAGGAAGTTATTTGAGATATTTACTGCCCTAATGGAATTATTAACCTAGATAGGCTTCCGAATCGGAATATAGATTCAATGGTAAATGTTTCTAGGTTTTGAGAAATCTACAATTGAAACTCCATTCATGCTTTCCAAATAGAATTTTGAATATGGAATGTTTTCACTAGAAATTACAATCAAACTGTTTGAGGTAGAATTTTCTATTTTAACTAGTTCTACTTGTCCAGGCAAGATATCTTTAGGTTGTATGGAATCATCGTTCCATTTACAAGCCACTCCATTGCATAAAATCTGGCATTCTTTAATTGGATTATTACTATAGTTTCTTACACTTATTGAAACTGTAGTTCCAGAAACAAATTTTTCTACCATCAACTGACGATCATACCTGATTATCACTACAGGAGACTTGATTTTGCTAAATTGGAAATACATCATTCCAATAATTGCAATAGTGACTACAATAGTAATTATCCATGATGTTTGAGTATCAATTGATTCATTTGATGTTGATGTATGTTCGATGGGTTCATCAAATTGAATTTCGCCAGGTCCGGGTTCAGAGATTTTTCCTCCAAACTCAGTAGTTTCTGATTCTGAGATTGATGGATTCTTTTCTGAAATAGAATCACTTGTTGATGGAGGAGTTATACCGTCATCTTCTAAAGTTGTCTCATCACCTAGATCTGTTGAAGTCTCTTGATTGTTTGGTAACAGTGATTCTTGTTCTTGTTGTTCTGAAACTCTAATCATGAATCTTTTTGATTCTAGGATTTCATCACCCATTAGATGAATCCAATAGAAGACTTCGGGACCTTCAGATATCATTGCCCATGGAACAGACGCTGAGATTACAGAGTAAGCTGGGTTACCAGGTAGTGGCTCAACATTCATTCTAACTGCAGAGTATTCATCAAGATTAAGATTTGATGTTACAAATCTAAGTTCTGCCCTATCAAATTGTACTGGATTCAAGACTAGACCATAGACATCTAATGATTCGTTTGAGAGAGAGTACACTGGAGTTTGTGATGCGCTTACTGTCTTTGAACGAATGTCGACATACACTTGGTTAACTACCTCTAATGGATTGTTTAGTAGCTGGGTAGTAGTGTTTAGTATTTTGATGCCTGGAGAAGTCTCTTTTGGAGCTAATGTACCTCCAAATTCTACAATATTTTCTGATCTTTGAATTGGAGATTGGTCAAATGCTGTGCTAACTATACTTTGTTGTGCTCTATATTGGATCTTGAGTTTTACATTATCTGTAGCATGAGCCTCTGGAATTAATCCTGTATTTGACTCAAGGTAGACT encodes:
- a CDS encoding fibro-slime domain-containing protein, whose protein sequence is MKSSILQNKSLTVFLSIILVASITSVTFNPNPVDADLIYNETPIPNPNTSGSDFGFSITDVNGNFAVGAPGNNGGVGEAFLFSGADGSLICSISPTGLSPGDRFGEKVGRVGTSGLFVVGIPGVNGGLGQIRIYDSTCNPAGIGTISNPDTSGKIGATKITSFSNSEILVGNPTAIAQGLSQAGKLYRFNVITGATTTYDAGTSAQVGGQFGFHSSVLGPIRTLVGSPGVDKAFIISHNTGGNILATINDPEGATSTDKFGWSTTKIFGSIAISAPFGGLNDGGAFYLFSDQPPYAFQATINSESPDNGDQFGFWVASDVSGSENSVLVGAPFDDTTGVDSGTSYLYKGVPSIAIENPPIDNFGISPVGDNFGYAVDFVENSGIQYLLIGAPKVDAGVVYYILPQEAFSASTSITGNGQSLELTIDPNDPNDIDMRYFVENTGATDFSIDTISAAECSPLGFVGGDISPTDGLVNPGEIWEYQCDLPVPTSNTQESLILEITDTGFPPTTLTCFDQDLSCATFDITLGSPSLQIISSTQNPDPTLPSTITDVTFTVKNTGNVDLTDVTVTNNDPKILSPNCDVTTVVAPGDGDIAPGETETFACQTSSLLPVSFTTTASGTTPYSGLISANSPFMLNVGIYSMDISSNFSPANPISPNDPVTVTFTLTNDGTLPITNIAVTTDDSGSCANPTVVSPGDGNLLFGETETYQCTTSYATAQTVTLTATVSSTELPDQTHQVDDIIIGESSLLLAGSFLPPNPIPSNDPITVTFTVTNDGDFDLTNTVLSTNDPKAGSPNCANPTVVSPGDGNLSVGESETYQCTTNSPSSISLVGSVTATDSFSNPVGPETVQLDLVIGGASMSILGIADENPSPPSGTSVTFTVTNTGSLDLVNVIVTTDYPGDCSIPTIVAPGTGSILTGQSQDYTCNTGPISGDISIISTVNAEDEFSNPLAPVSSQLDIEISAPSISILGNNVPPSPVLQETTATFDWTVSNDGNVPIADLTFASSPVCENGVQGPLDEEDPNNNGLLDLTEVWTFFDCQITFNDSPGSTSPVTATFTGTDESGEVSLNIPHTTQMLIANPLVGLTISSDPTSPIVGEDTTLTFTVENTGNVDLDQPLLTMLTPFPSTNPIITSCNQANPVLLMPGQTFDFTCDVQFTTSGTNTVNAQIEISISPTHLPGNPIFNTDSLALEVSEPVSDVTLVSIIRDFKQSHPDMEQGCSGPICTGVKTGLVQNTLGLDGNPVFNEDIDSTHGPVNFNQWYNPVTGINQCADYNMVLTFDETSGKYTFTNGGISEGFFPIDYQLFGNEGKPHNYHFTMESKATFTYQSGLYFKVNGADDDTFIFINGKLAIDLGGTHPQNQATATINLDDPMLKTKLGLVDGQQATFSLFFAERQQTGSHLAIETNIPFTGVNQGQCDAPANSAELSITKTGELVSAGPSTQILTRTIIQGSDDAEQDKNDMDLDSSDLDLNEKDYVGLRFQNIDIPNGATITNAYVTFTVEDPEGDTGKAEVRIYAEDTDNASTFTNSKKDISSRKTTSAKVDWDIPNWNSAGQNGAAQTTPNISALIQEVIDRNGWQDGNSIALIFDSHKGNNDRDAKAYDSYPSMSAKLVVEFESDSVIDSNLEYTVTITNNGPESANNVIVIDDLPEEVTAISVLPSECEIVDDHTVSCDFSTLSVGQDKTITIVTEVESGFTGTITNNASVESSKSDPYLGNNQVSLETTIGGTAELFCGQPESFYDKVIYGTERADKLKGTNGNDLIFGYGGPDKIHGYKGNDCIYGGSGNDKIYGHNGMDTIFGEEGNDRIYGNNDDDVLSGGEGRDYLRGGYGVDQISGGSDRDNIRGGQGDDSLSGDSGDDNIHGGSGDDFIDGGADTDLCKGGSGSNTIINCEQDDKKKDKDEDDDDD